Proteins encoded within one genomic window of Synechococcus sp. PCC 7335:
- the tyrS gene encoding tyrosine--tRNA ligase, protein MTAAATEPSEISNIYRGVSEVFPHQPESTSVDENFIERLTKSDRPLRVKLGIDPTGSEIHLGHSTLVRKLRAFQDAGHTAILLIGDFTARIGDPTDRAEVRKQLSEADVKANAETYIDQIKPILDFETPGRLEIRYNSEWLSDIDLGKMLELLSTMTLGQMLAKEGFANRYEKGTPVYLHEFLYPLLQGYDSVALQSDIELGGTDQKFNVTVGRDLQRHFGLQPQFGMLLPLLMGTDGSQKMSKSLGNYVGLQEDPLTMYSKLEKVPDALIDDYFTYLTDLPLDQLPENPRDQQKLLAKTVTGIFHGKAAAAQAQQDALTLMAGQTSAAASVPEFSLSKVGFPAKLFYLLGATPLCESSSEARRHIKGGAVKMDGEKMSDPNLTFEQAEDLEGKVLQIGKKKFVRLVS, encoded by the coding sequence ATGACTGCTGCCGCAACTGAACCCTCTGAGATTAGCAATATATATAGAGGTGTGAGTGAAGTTTTCCCGCATCAGCCAGAATCAACCAGTGTTGATGAAAACTTCATAGAAAGGCTGACAAAAAGCGATCGCCCTTTGCGAGTCAAGCTGGGAATTGACCCAACCGGATCAGAAATTCATCTCGGTCATAGCACGCTGGTACGCAAACTGAGGGCTTTTCAGGATGCAGGACACACTGCCATATTGTTAATCGGCGACTTCACTGCTCGCATTGGCGATCCAACAGACCGCGCTGAGGTTCGTAAACAGCTTAGTGAGGCAGACGTCAAGGCTAATGCCGAAACCTATATTGATCAGATTAAACCTATTCTCGATTTTGAGACGCCCGGTCGTCTAGAGATTCGCTACAACTCTGAGTGGCTATCGGATATAGACCTTGGCAAAATGCTAGAGCTGTTAAGCACGATGACACTCGGCCAAATGCTGGCTAAAGAGGGGTTTGCAAATCGCTATGAGAAGGGTACGCCAGTTTATCTCCACGAATTTTTATACCCGTTGCTACAGGGATACGATTCGGTTGCGCTGCAATCGGATATAGAGCTAGGCGGCACAGATCAAAAGTTCAATGTGACCGTTGGCAGAGATTTGCAGCGACACTTTGGCCTGCAGCCTCAGTTTGGCATGCTACTACCGCTACTGATGGGTACCGACGGTAGCCAAAAGATGTCGAAGTCGTTGGGTAACTATGTGGGGTTGCAAGAAGACCCTCTAACGATGTATTCCAAATTGGAAAAGGTGCCCGATGCGCTGATTGACGACTATTTTACCTACCTGACAGATCTGCCCTTAGATCAGCTACCAGAAAATCCTCGCGATCAGCAAAAGCTTTTGGCAAAGACGGTAACCGGGATTTTTCATGGCAAAGCAGCAGCAGCACAAGCCCAACAGGACGCACTGACCTTGATGGCAGGGCAGACGTCAGCAGCAGCATCGGTGCCAGAATTTTCACTTTCTAAGGTAGGCTTTCCCGCTAAGCTGTTCTATCTCTTGGGGGCAACGCCACTATGCGAGAGTAGCAGTGAGGCACGTCGGCATATCAAAGGAGGGGCGGTGAAGATGGATGGAGAGAAGATGAGCGATCCGAATCTGACGTTTGAGCAGGCGGAAGACCTAGAGGGAAAAGTATTGCAGATTGGAAAAAAGAAGTTTGTACGGTTGGTATCATGA
- a CDS encoding cysteine hydrolase family protein yields the protein MEKAFGLEIPESLEDACELNRTALVVYDMQVGIFSQLSNADPIKNKVVQILQVARETGLRIFFMRHMSLPKELSGVFQLKTAKAWQRVTSTDDVNPWFLRDAPGFHLIPEVAPLPSEAIFDKITMSAFESTPLDIALRDCGIQSVIIVGVATEIGIEPTIRHAADLGYIPIMVTDACGAGDEAAGQRAVASLRFMGDAFFTQVDELSSILRKKAGI from the coding sequence ATGGAAAAAGCCTTTGGACTAGAGATCCCTGAAAGTTTAGAAGATGCCTGTGAGCTGAATCGTACAGCTTTAGTCGTGTATGACATGCAAGTTGGCATTTTCAGCCAGCTAAGCAACGCAGACCCAATCAAGAACAAAGTTGTACAGATCCTCCAAGTAGCTCGAGAGACTGGTTTGCGCATATTTTTCATGCGTCATATGTCATTACCCAAGGAGCTATCAGGTGTCTTTCAACTAAAGACTGCCAAAGCGTGGCAAAGAGTGACTTCTACCGATGATGTCAACCCTTGGTTTTTGCGTGATGCGCCCGGTTTTCATTTGATTCCTGAAGTGGCACCGCTACCTTCCGAGGCAATCTTCGACAAGATTACGATGTCCGCTTTTGAAAGTACACCACTCGATATCGCCTTACGTGACTGTGGTATTCAGAGCGTCATAATCGTAGGCGTGGCTACTGAAATTGGAATTGAGCCGACAATTCGCCACGCTGCTGATCTTGGATACATCCCTATCATGGTTACTGATGCTTGCGGAGCTGGTGATGAAGCCGCCGGTCAGCGGGCGGTGGCTAGTCTTAGGTTCATGGGAGATGCTTTCTTTACTCAGGTAGATGAGCTCTCCTCTATCCTCCGCAAAAAAGCTGGAATATAG
- the queG gene encoding tRNA epoxyqueuosine(34) reductase QueG produces the protein MKQQAIALGFHKAGIAAIPAEMSESEQTVKRSLQSWLSRGYQADMTWMSNPKRQNVRAVMPEANAVICVALNYYTDHQRPIGSQYAKISRYGWGRDYHRVLTKKLKQLAAWLCSQSSGENKIVARPYADTGPVQDKFWAQQAGIGWNAKNGNVISREYGSWIFLGEIITNLELTPDLAHTAHCGSCTRCITACPTKAIREPGVVDANRCIAYHTIENRTEKLPEAIASNLQNWVAGCDICQDVCPWNQRFAKATDITEFQPYPGNVAPSLAELATITEEEWQQRFPASALRRIKPPMLRRNASAAMEYTS, from the coding sequence ATTAAACAACAGGCGATCGCACTAGGTTTTCACAAAGCGGGAATCGCTGCCATTCCAGCTGAGATGTCTGAGTCTGAGCAAACGGTCAAACGCTCACTGCAATCTTGGCTATCTAGGGGTTATCAGGCAGATATGACCTGGATGAGCAACCCCAAACGGCAAAATGTACGCGCGGTCATGCCGGAGGCAAACGCTGTGATCTGTGTTGCCCTCAACTACTACACCGATCATCAAAGACCAATAGGCTCGCAATACGCCAAAATTTCTCGCTATGGCTGGGGAAGAGACTACCACCGGGTGCTAACTAAAAAGCTAAAGCAACTTGCTGCCTGGTTGTGCTCGCAAAGCAGCGGAGAAAATAAGATTGTAGCCCGCCCTTATGCGGATACAGGTCCGGTACAAGATAAGTTCTGGGCACAGCAGGCAGGCATTGGTTGGAATGCCAAGAACGGTAACGTAATTAGCCGCGAATACGGCTCCTGGATTTTCCTAGGTGAAATTATTACCAACTTAGAACTAACGCCTGACTTAGCGCATACTGCTCACTGCGGTAGCTGTACCCGCTGTATCACCGCTTGCCCCACTAAGGCTATTCGCGAGCCGGGAGTCGTCGATGCCAATCGCTGCATTGCCTATCATACAATCGAGAACCGGACTGAAAAGCTACCGGAGGCGATCGCCTCAAACCTACAGAACTGGGTCGCGGGCTGCGATATTTGCCAGGATGTCTGTCCTTGGAATCAGCGATTTGCTAAAGCTACAGATATCACAGAATTTCAGCCGTATCCTGGCAATGTCGCTCCGAGCCTTGCTGAGCTAGCAACTATAACGGAAGAGGAGTGGCAGCAGCGCTTTCCCGCCTCAGCATTGCGACGAATCAAACCACCTATGCTCAGACGAAATGCCAGCGCAGCGATGGAATACACTAGTTGA
- a CDS encoding helix-hairpin-helix domain-containing protein — protein sequence MRIDVNTASVDDWLRLPGLSIHQARSLTNLTSQRVFFTCLEDIAATLGLPVQQIQPWQAILQFCYYDVETALEPKKVNVNTATALELTAVPGIDAFLGRAIVHYRKVGPYADLADLQNRLRLSAKVAFELLHYLEF from the coding sequence GTGCGGATCGATGTCAATACCGCCTCCGTAGATGATTGGCTACGACTACCGGGTCTATCGATTCATCAGGCGCGATCGCTCACTAACCTCACCAGTCAAAGAGTTTTTTTCACCTGCCTCGAAGACATCGCTGCGACCCTAGGTTTACCTGTTCAGCAGATTCAACCCTGGCAAGCGATCTTGCAATTTTGCTATTACGATGTGGAAACAGCACTAGAGCCCAAAAAGGTAAACGTCAATACGGCAACTGCGCTAGAGCTGACAGCAGTTCCTGGTATCGACGCATTTTTGGGCCGGGCGATCGTTCACTATCGAAAAGTTGGACCTTACGCAGATCTAGCCGATTTACAGAATCGATTGCGGCTAAGCGCGAAGGTGGCCTTTGAGCTGCTGCACTATCTCGAGTTTTAA
- a CDS encoding SHOCT domain-containing protein, whose product MQHRKIAIALAFIGSLPTPLPLTWLHKFYLGQYLWGVVYLVLMPTGIPTVACCIEGIWYLSQSDQSFESRFPKAGALLSQPEPQADALTQSSIQKSKIGSIKAQKTQQIATAVRELDQLRQEGLITEYEFEQKRRKLLEEIG is encoded by the coding sequence ATGCAACATCGAAAGATTGCGATCGCACTAGCATTTATTGGTAGTTTGCCTACGCCGCTGCCGCTCACTTGGCTACACAAGTTTTATCTTGGGCAGTATCTTTGGGGTGTTGTCTATCTAGTTCTTATGCCTACCGGAATTCCTACGGTTGCCTGCTGTATAGAGGGCATTTGGTATCTAAGCCAAAGCGATCAGAGTTTCGAGTCGCGTTTTCCAAAAGCAGGAGCGCTGCTTTCTCAGCCTGAACCACAGGCAGATGCTTTGACCCAATCTAGTATCCAAAAGTCTAAGATTGGGAGTATTAAAGCGCAAAAAACACAGCAGATAGCTACCGCCGTTAGAGAACTCGATCAGCTTCGTCAAGAGGGGCTGATCACAGAATATGAGTTTGAACAAAAGCGGCGCAAACTTCTAGAGGAAATAGGCTAG
- the pyrF gene encoding orotidine-5'-phosphate decarboxylase yields MTSLERVEERIIDRIIVPLDVASQAEAIALVDRLPQVTFWKVGLELFVSSGPAILSQLKSRGKRIFLDLKLHDIPNTMAGAGRAAGRYGVELLTVHAAAGGIALSAVKQAAIEGAQQSGNSPPRVIAVTLLTSISAEVLALELNVTMTVEDYAEQMAQLAKASGLTGAVCSPHEATALKKICGEGFRLVCPGVRPRWAQKGDQQRAMTPSDALAAGADYLVIGRPITQAADPAAAFERICAEMAG; encoded by the coding sequence ATGACTTCTCTAGAACGTGTAGAAGAACGGATAATCGATCGGATCATTGTGCCTTTGGACGTAGCGAGCCAAGCAGAGGCGATCGCCCTTGTCGACAGGCTACCCCAAGTTACTTTCTGGAAAGTTGGCCTAGAGCTTTTCGTCAGCAGCGGTCCGGCTATCCTCAGCCAGCTGAAATCTCGCGGCAAGCGGATTTTTCTAGACCTGAAGCTGCATGATATTCCAAATACTATGGCAGGCGCGGGCAGAGCAGCAGGTCGCTATGGTGTGGAGCTGCTGACGGTACATGCTGCTGCTGGTGGAATAGCGCTTAGTGCGGTGAAACAAGCAGCGATAGAAGGAGCACAGCAGTCAGGGAATTCGCCGCCTCGGGTGATTGCAGTAACGCTATTAACGAGCATTTCAGCCGAAGTACTCGCCTTAGAACTCAATGTCACAATGACTGTAGAAGACTATGCAGAGCAGATGGCGCAGCTAGCGAAAGCCAGTGGCCTGACCGGCGCAGTCTGCTCGCCGCACGAGGCAACGGCGCTCAAAAAGATCTGTGGAGAAGGCTTTCGGTTGGTCTGTCCGGGGGTAAGGCCGCGCTGGGCGCAGAAAGGTGATCAGCAAAGAGCAATGACTCCCTCCGATGCGTTAGCAGCAGGCGCAGACTATCTGGTGATTGGACGACCGATTACGCAAGCAGCAGATCCTGCAGCCGCATTTGAGCGAATTTGTGCGGAGATGGCAGGGTGA
- a CDS encoding penicillin-binding protein 1A — MSSNSFRKDRSRSRRSTWVRSPKVLSYIQDVGQISAATLLTAVMLGSSVVAGGLVGLAISFRNLPDVRVLRNYSPSETSYVYDVNGTLLDNVHDEANREVVELDDISPDMKRAVLAMEDSAFYTHKGINPTGIARAFFANLQAGSTVQGGSTVTMQLVKNLFLTPERTISRKLVEVVLAMRIEQIFEKDEIFELYLNQVYWGHNTYGVETAAQSYFNKSAKDLTLAESAMMAGLIQAPESFSPFLDYPEAKKRQAIALNRMQQLQWASTEEVEAAREQPLVLGEITSFRSSQAPYVTEAVMKELGEQFGEEAVAKGGMRIQTTIDLDLQQIAEDTVADSYYRYFGNGAYADQLALVAIDPRTHFVKALVGGVDHDASQFNRAVQSTRQPGSAFKPFVYYAAFASGKYTPDSTIEDSPVSYPDGSSKPYKPRNYDGSFMGNITLRKALEVSRNVPAVKLGQTIGINRIVEIARTVGIESPMDPVISLPLGAVDLTPLELAGAYATFASYGWHSEPTLIVQVTDSRGNTILDNTPKPQLLLDPWASAALTDVLQGVISQGTATNAQIGRPAAGKTGTTDSQRDTWFVGYVPQLATAVWVGNDDNRPLGSGATGGGYAAPVWRDFMVEALRDEPVESFRKPSEFTRP, encoded by the coding sequence GTGTCTTCAAATAGTTTTCGAAAAGATCGATCACGTTCTCGCCGATCTACTTGGGTGCGATCGCCTAAGGTGCTTAGCTATATTCAGGACGTCGGTCAAATTAGCGCAGCAACTCTATTAACCGCAGTTATGCTTGGTAGCTCGGTCGTCGCAGGCGGACTAGTGGGCTTAGCTATCAGCTTTCGCAACCTCCCAGATGTTCGGGTTCTGCGGAACTATAGTCCATCGGAGACCAGCTACGTCTACGACGTCAACGGCACGTTGTTAGATAATGTCCACGACGAGGCCAACCGTGAAGTCGTTGAGCTCGACGATATCTCTCCAGATATGAAGCGGGCTGTTCTAGCGATGGAAGACAGTGCCTTCTACACCCACAAGGGCATTAACCCCACTGGAATCGCCAGGGCCTTCTTCGCCAACCTCCAGGCAGGTTCAACAGTGCAAGGCGGATCAACTGTCACAATGCAGCTCGTCAAGAACTTGTTCTTAACTCCAGAACGTACGATTAGTCGCAAGCTTGTCGAAGTTGTCCTAGCCATGCGCATTGAGCAGATCTTCGAAAAAGATGAGATCTTTGAGCTGTATCTCAACCAAGTGTACTGGGGCCATAATACCTATGGCGTAGAAACAGCCGCTCAAAGCTACTTCAACAAATCTGCCAAAGACCTAACGTTAGCCGAATCAGCAATGATGGCAGGCTTGATTCAGGCGCCTGAAAGCTTCAGTCCCTTCCTCGACTACCCAGAAGCTAAAAAACGTCAGGCGATCGCTCTCAACCGCATGCAACAGCTTCAGTGGGCTTCTACAGAAGAAGTCGAAGCGGCCAGAGAGCAGCCACTTGTGCTTGGTGAAATCACATCTTTTCGCTCTAGTCAGGCACCTTACGTCACCGAAGCCGTCATGAAAGAGCTAGGCGAGCAATTCGGTGAAGAAGCTGTGGCGAAAGGCGGTATGCGTATTCAGACGACAATTGACCTAGATCTCCAGCAGATTGCTGAGGATACGGTGGCCGATAGCTACTATCGCTACTTTGGTAACGGTGCTTACGCCGATCAACTAGCATTGGTTGCCATTGATCCTCGTACCCACTTTGTCAAAGCCCTTGTAGGCGGCGTTGATCATGACGCCAGTCAGTTCAACCGCGCTGTCCAGTCCACGCGGCAGCCAGGGTCCGCCTTTAAGCCTTTTGTATACTACGCAGCCTTTGCCTCAGGCAAGTACACCCCCGACAGCACAATAGAAGATTCGCCCGTCAGCTATCCCGACGGCAGCAGTAAGCCATACAAGCCTCGAAACTATGACGGCTCTTTTATGGGCAATATCACGCTTAGAAAGGCACTCGAAGTCTCTCGAAACGTCCCTGCTGTCAAGCTAGGTCAGACGATAGGTATCAATCGAATCGTAGAGATCGCTAGAACCGTAGGGATAGAAAGCCCAATGGATCCGGTAATCTCATTGCCACTAGGCGCTGTCGATCTAACGCCCCTAGAGCTAGCAGGTGCCTATGCGACCTTTGCGAGCTATGGATGGCATTCTGAACCAACCCTAATTGTTCAGGTTACCGATAGCAGAGGAAACACGATCCTAGACAATACGCCTAAGCCTCAGCTACTACTCGACCCGTGGGCAAGTGCCGCGCTAACAGACGTGTTACAGGGCGTAATTTCACAAGGAACGGCTACCAATGCGCAGATTGGGCGTCCGGCGGCTGGAAAAACGGGGACTACTGACTCGCAGCGCGACACTTGGTTCGTTGGATACGTACCTCAATTAGCAACAGCCGTTTGGGTTGGTAACGATGACAATCGTCCTCTAGGTAGCGGCGCAACAGGCGGTGGTTACGCGGCTCCGGTGTGGCGTGACTTCATGGTAGAGGCATTGCGCGATGAGCCTGTTGAATCTTTCCGAAAGCCCAGCGAGTTCACTCGTCCTTGA
- a CDS encoding pentapeptide repeat-containing protein: MTPFPSDPTASPESSTHSESHDDFQSIDSAASKSAGDNGYYQPFTEDYNPDPDLQADNGAITESVLPSHRLKQAEHDLETTERYQRQPAIDPVRVAQAPISVVAIASVIVVVIGFTLNSFWLTLAGSLVAFVVSLRLLNPTLQEALSDLTQQQKALLVAIPGLLFGIIGLVYTSGISRPIARWGSGLRWDIISALGDFLGAIGQIFIAVLAVYVAWRQYIISRDLTVQQNLITQQQTIDSYFQGISELVLDDEGLLEDWPQERIIAEARTAAILSSVDASGKAKVLRFLSRSKLLTPLARDQRLGRPILDGMGGYAEDRLTGTRVIDLGVMLAASDLSTTDLRWLDLSAANLIRANLSDCDLVRTNFSRAILCDANLSNTDMMGVRLYYGSLETATPRTRQDKPDYRTGRFTGAVVEGADFTNTRRLSETQRCYCCEWGGNKTRGTIPGGCEGIINRLGR, encoded by the coding sequence ATGACCCCATTTCCCTCTGATCCTACCGCTTCACCCGAATCGTCTACTCATTCTGAAAGCCACGATGACTTTCAGTCGATCGATAGTGCAGCTAGCAAGTCAGCTGGTGACAATGGCTATTACCAGCCGTTTACGGAAGACTATAATCCCGATCCTGATCTGCAAGCAGACAACGGAGCAATCACAGAATCAGTTTTACCTAGCCACCGGCTTAAGCAGGCAGAACATGACTTAGAGACTACAGAACGCTATCAGCGTCAACCAGCAATCGATCCAGTCAGAGTTGCTCAGGCGCCGATTAGTGTCGTTGCGATCGCATCAGTCATTGTTGTGGTCATCGGCTTCACCCTCAACAGCTTCTGGCTTACCTTAGCAGGATCCTTAGTTGCATTCGTCGTTTCCTTACGGCTGCTCAATCCCACCCTACAAGAAGCACTCAGCGACCTTACTCAGCAGCAAAAAGCGCTATTGGTTGCCATTCCAGGATTGTTGTTTGGGATCATAGGACTGGTTTATACCAGCGGTATCAGCCGACCGATTGCCCGCTGGGGCAGCGGACTGCGCTGGGATATTATCAGTGCGCTAGGTGACTTTTTAGGCGCCATTGGACAAATATTCATTGCGGTACTAGCTGTCTATGTGGCTTGGCGACAGTACATCATCTCGCGCGATCTGACCGTCCAGCAGAACCTGATTACCCAGCAGCAGACTATCGATTCCTACTTTCAAGGTATCTCAGAGCTAGTGCTAGATGATGAAGGACTACTAGAGGACTGGCCACAAGAGCGCATTATTGCAGAAGCCCGTACTGCCGCTATTCTTAGCAGTGTAGATGCGAGTGGCAAAGCTAAAGTATTACGCTTTCTTTCTCGCTCGAAGCTATTGACCCCATTAGCTCGCGATCAGCGCTTGGGCAGACCTATCTTAGACGGAATGGGTGGCTACGCAGAAGATCGACTGACTGGTACGAGGGTTATTGATCTAGGTGTAATGCTAGCGGCCAGTGACTTATCAACAACCGATCTACGCTGGCTAGATCTCAGCGCGGCTAATCTTATCCGTGCCAATTTATCTGACTGTGATCTAGTACGCACAAACTTTTCTCGCGCTATCTTGTGTGACGCTAATCTCTCTAATACAGACATGATGGGAGTTCGTCTGTACTACGGCAGTCTAGAAACCGCTACTCCTCGCACTCGCCAGGACAAGCCTGACTATAGAACAGGTAGATTCACGGGTGCTGTAGTTGAAGGCGCTGACTTTACAAATACCCGACGCCTTTCTGAAACGCAACGCTGCTACTGCTGCGAGTGGGGCGGCAATAAAACTCGAGGCACCATTCCGGGCGGCTGTGAGGGGATTATCAACCGACTGGGGCGATAG
- a CDS encoding DUF1825 family protein has protein sequence MGMFDSDLVQQEANELFKDYQSLMQLGGNYGKFDQKGKKIFIDQMESVMERYRIFMKRFELSEDFMAKMTMEQLKTQLSQFGTTPQQMFDQMHQTLERMKSEIKE, from the coding sequence ATGGGAATGTTTGATTCAGACCTAGTGCAGCAAGAAGCTAATGAGCTATTCAAGGACTATCAGTCACTAATGCAGCTCGGCGGCAACTATGGCAAGTTTGATCAAAAAGGTAAAAAGATCTTCATCGATCAAATGGAATCAGTCATGGAGCGCTATCGCATCTTTATGAAGCGATTTGAACTCTCAGAAGACTTTATGGCCAAGATGACGATGGAACAGCTCAAGACTCAGCTCAGTCAGTTTGGTACGACTCCACAGCAGATGTTTGATCAGATGCACCAGACGCTCGAAAGAATGAAGTCAGAAATTAAAGAATGA
- a CDS encoding uracil-DNA glycosylase family protein, with protein MPEQIDLFSASDIEATPTPTDFDPDKIPTSASVPIPPGTYDSLTPLAVHCKSCQRCELAQTRTNVVVSRGNPNAPIMVIGEGPGQQEDEQGLPFVGRSGQLLEKILGAVRLDTEKDVYICNIVKCRPPGNRNPLASEINACRPYILEQIRLVDPKIILLTGATAVKGIIPSEKRGITKIRGTWIEWEGRQCMPILHPAYLLRNPSRDPGKPKWLMWQDIQAVRAKLDEIRAKA; from the coding sequence ATGCCCGAGCAGATCGATCTTTTCAGCGCTAGCGATATCGAAGCTACCCCCACGCCTACAGACTTCGATCCTGACAAAATTCCGACTAGCGCTAGCGTACCTATTCCGCCGGGCACCTATGATTCGCTCACCCCATTAGCCGTCCACTGCAAAAGCTGTCAACGCTGCGAGCTTGCCCAGACCCGAACTAACGTGGTCGTCAGCCGAGGCAATCCAAACGCGCCGATTATGGTGATTGGTGAAGGCCCAGGACAGCAAGAGGACGAGCAAGGGTTACCTTTTGTTGGGCGCTCAGGGCAGCTATTAGAAAAGATACTGGGTGCCGTTCGGCTAGACACAGAGAAAGATGTTTACATCTGTAATATCGTCAAATGCCGCCCACCAGGCAACCGTAATCCACTCGCTAGCGAGATCAATGCTTGTCGCCCTTATATTCTGGAACAAATTCGCCTAGTCGATCCCAAAATCATCTTGCTAACTGGAGCAACCGCCGTGAAGGGTATTATTCCTAGCGAAAAGCGTGGTATCACTAAAATTCGCGGCACATGGATTGAGTGGGAGGGCCGGCAGTGCATGCCGATCTTGCACCCTGCTTATCTATTACGTAATCCTTCTAGAGACCCGGGCAAACCCAAATGGCTGATGTGGCAAGATATACAGGCTGTACGTGCCAAACTCGATGAGATTCGAGCTAAGGCCTAG
- a CDS encoding DUF6671 family protein, producing MPAPSFFTNRVAVIATMHRKEQVIAPLVESALGVKTLIPTNFNTDNFGTFTRETKRPADQLTTARLKAKAALKLSGKTLAIASEGSFGPHPQLPFAACNRELVLLYDLEHELEIVGEQLSTETNYQSQTVSSPEEALAFASSVGFPEHGLVVMRVASTEHETDQEAGRPTETVAKGITVAADLIQAVTLALEQSVDRKAHVETDMRALYNPTRMDAIAQATIDLIKKATHLCPRCHYPGFVITQRFPGLPCSLCGAATLLTRSVRYSCQHCQFQQDQPSPDLPPGSPPFADPAHCFYCNP from the coding sequence ATGCCAGCGCCTTCTTTTTTTACGAATCGAGTGGCAGTCATTGCAACGATGCACCGCAAAGAACAGGTGATTGCCCCGCTGGTAGAATCTGCCTTGGGGGTCAAAACACTTATCCCTACTAACTTTAATACCGACAACTTTGGCACATTCACAAGAGAGACAAAGCGCCCGGCCGATCAGTTGACGACTGCTCGGCTCAAGGCCAAAGCCGCACTGAAGCTGAGTGGAAAGACCCTAGCGATCGCCAGCGAAGGTAGCTTTGGGCCCCATCCGCAACTGCCTTTTGCTGCGTGCAACCGTGAGCTAGTGCTATTGTATGATCTCGAACATGAGCTAGAGATTGTCGGCGAACAGCTTTCTACTGAAACAAACTATCAGAGCCAAACTGTTAGCAGTCCTGAAGAAGCGCTAGCCTTTGCTAGCTCAGTAGGTTTTCCTGAACACGGCCTCGTGGTTATGAGAGTTGCTTCCACCGAGCACGAAACCGATCAAGAGGCTGGTAGACCCACAGAGACTGTTGCAAAGGGCATTACGGTAGCTGCCGACTTAATTCAGGCAGTTACTTTAGCGTTAGAACAATCGGTTGATCGCAAAGCCCATGTTGAAACCGACATGCGAGCGCTCTACAATCCTACTCGAATGGACGCGATCGCCCAGGCCACCATAGATCTCATCAAAAAGGCGACGCACCTCTGTCCTAGATGCCACTATCCCGGCTTTGTGATCACGCAGCGCTTCCCTGGCCTACCCTGTAGTCTATGCGGCGCGGCAACATTACTGACCCGCTCTGTGCGCTATTCCTGTCAGCACTGTCAATTTCAGCAAGATCAGCCATCGCCGGACTTACCACCGGGCTCACCTCCGTTTGCTGACCCAGCGCACTGTTTCTATTGCAACCCCTAG